In the Populus trichocarpa isolate Nisqually-1 chromosome 1, P.trichocarpa_v4.1, whole genome shotgun sequence genome, one interval contains:
- the LOC7478653 gene encoding uncharacterized protein LOC7478653: MGVGSIFDGPDVRAEFEKAGINTHFIPFIWKYVIKNPNCEWDDIPDLPSAAYSLLRSKFKTSTSSVDSVINSNDGVTTKLLVKLQNGAFVEAVIMRYDTRLGKYCGKPRPGGPRSTLCISSQVGCKMGCKFCATGSMGFKNNLSSGEIVEQLVHASCLSQIRNVVFMGMGEPLNNYSALVEAVRAMSGVPFQLSPKRITVSTVGIIHAINKLHKDLPGLNLAVSLHAPVQDVRCQIMPAARAFPLEKLMDALQVYQKNSMQKIFIEYIMLDGVNDEEQHAHQLGKLLETFDVVVNLIPFNPIGSLSQFRTSSEEKVLRFQKILRGVNNIRTTVRKQMGQDISGACGQLVVNLPDEKKPPNLGVTDIEDLVSRR, translated from the exons ATGGGCGTTGGATCGATTTTCGACGGTCCTGATGTAAGGGCAGAGTTTGAGAAAGCAGGCATCAACACTCACTTCATTCCCTTTATTTGGAA GTATGTGATTAAGAACCCTAATTGTGAATGGGATGATATACCCGATTTACCCTCAGCTGCATACTCACTTTTGCGTTCCAAGTTCAAAACTTCTACTTCAAGTGTTGACTCTGTTATTAACTCTAATGATGGGGTCACCACCAAACTCCTCGTTAAGCTTCAG AATGGAGCATTTGTGGAGGCGGTGATTATGAGGTATGACACCCGGTTGGGGAAATATTGTGGGAAACCCCGTCCTGGTGGTCCAAGATCGACTTTGTGCATATCATCTCAG GTTGGATGTAAGATGGGTTGCAAATTTTGTGCAACTGGAAGTATGGGATTCAAAAACAATCTGTCGTCGGGAGAAATTGTCGAGCAATTAGTTCATGCCTCTTGTTTATCACAAATACGGAATGTTGTTTTCATG GGCATGGGGGAACCACTGAATAACTACTCTGCCTTGGTGGAAGCAGTACGTGCTATGTCAGGAGTTCCGTTTCAGCTATCTCCAAAGAGAATAACTGTATCAACA GTTGGAATAATTCACGCTATCAACAAGCTTCATAAAGATTTACCTGGATTGAACCTGGCAGTGTCCCTACATGCACCAGTTCAAGATGTTCGCTGTCAGATAATGCCTGCAGCTCGGGCTTTCCCTTTGGAAAAACTCATGGATGCTCTGCAAGTATATCAAAAGAACAG TATGCAGAAGATTTTTATTGAGTATATAATGCTTGATGGGGTGAATGATGAAGAGCAGCATGCCCACCAGCTAGGCAAATTGCTTGAGACATTTGATGTG GTCGTGAATTTGATACCTTTCAATCCAATTGGTAGTCTGAGTCAATTCAGAACTAGTAGCGAAGAGAAAGTGTTGAGATTCCAGAAAATTCTTAGAGGTGTAAATAACATTCGGACAACAGTTCGTAAGCAAATGGGTCAGGATATAAGTGGTGCTTGTGGTCAGCTGGTGGTCAACTTGCCTGATGAGAAGAAGCCTCCAAATTTGGGTGTAACTGATATTGAAGACCTTGTTTCACGCAGATGA
- the LOC7465071 gene encoding uncharacterized protein LOC7465071 — MEAEPPPHVRNRPAFREKKIPVTTDNPDKAAVEPPTSSHSGRPVYISESREERDHNPRHIDRSERPAAGNRGDMLRGGLPSRERYGGGNYRGRGRFSERQGHRPSGMQGEKWKHDLFDDANKSPTTKNEEDQIAKIERLLAS, encoded by the coding sequence ATGGAGGCTGAGCCGCCACCACATGTGAGGAACAGACCTGCGTTTAGGGAGAAGAAGATTCCAGTGACGACTGACAATCCTGACAAAGCAGCTGTGGAACCTCCAACGTCAAGCCATTCTGGTCGTCCTGTGTACATCAGTGAAAGTAGGGAGGAAAGAGACCATAACCCTCGCCATATAGACAGGTCTGAAAGGCCAGCTGCTGGAAATAGAGGAGACATGCTGAGGGGTGGCCTTCCATCAAGAGAAAGATATGGTGGTGGAAATTATAGGGGAAGAGGGAGATTCAGTGAGAGGCAAGGTCATCGCCCAAGTGGTATGCAAGGAGAGAAATGGAAGCATGATTTGTTTGATGATGCTAACAAGAGTCCGACCACCAAGAACGAAGAGGATCAAATTGCGAAAATCGAAAGACTCTTGGCTTCATAG
- the LOC7465070 gene encoding mitotic checkpoint protein BUB3.2 translates to MTAVIPPPFSGRELSNPPTDGISNLRFSNHSDLLLVSSWDKTVRLYDASANALRGEFLHGGAVLDCCFHDDSSGFSASGDNTVRRLVFNHGKEDILGRHDAPVRCIEYSYAAGQVITGSWDKTLKCWDPRGASGQERTLVGTYPQPERVYSLSLVGNRLVVATAGRHVNVYDLRNMSLPEQRRESSLKYQTRCVRCYPNGTGYALSSVEGRVAMEFFDPSEASQAKKYAFKCHRKSEAGRDIVYPVNAIAFHPVYGTFATGGCDGFVNVWDGNNKKRLYQYSKYPSSVAALSFSRDGRLLAVASSYTYEEGDKPHEPDAIFVRSVNEIEVKPKPKAYPNPPA, encoded by the exons ATGACAGCTGTCATCCCGCCACCGTTCTCCGGCCGCGAACTCTCGAATCCACCAACAGACGGTATCTCGAACCTTCGATTCTCCAATCACAGCGATCTCCTACTCGTCTCCTCGTGGGACAAG ACTGTGAGATTATACGACGCCAGTGCTAATGCTTTGAGAGGAGAGTTTTTGCACGGTGGTGCCGTGCTTGATTGCTGCTTCCACGACGATTCCTCTGGGTTCAGTGCCAGCGGGGACAATACCGTGCGACG gTTGGTTTTTAACCATGGAAAGGAGGATATTCTGGGAAGGCACGATGCACCTGTTCGCTGCATCGAGTACTCTTATGCAGCAG GGCAAGTAATCACTGGTAGCTGGGACAAAACACTGAAGTGCTGGGATCCCAGAGGAGCTAGTGGGCAAGAGCGCACTCTTGTTGGCACATATCCACAACCTGAGCGTGTTTACTCCCTGTCTCTTGTTGGAAATCGTTTAGTTGTAGCTACTGCAGGAAGACATGTTAATGTCTATGATCTGCGAAATATGTCTCTACCTGAGCAAAGGAGAGAATCCTCTCTGAAATATCAAACTCGATGTGTGCGGTGCTATCCCAATGGCACAG GATATGCTCTCAGTTCTGTTGAAGGACGAGTTGCAATGGAATTTTTTGATCCTTCAGAGGCCAGTCAAGCAAAAAA ATATGCTTTCAAGTGTCATCGAAAATCTGAGGCTGGAAGGGACATTGTCTATCCTGTAAATGCCATTGCTTTTCATCCTGT CTATGGTACATTTGCAACTGGAGGTTGTGATGGTTTTGTGAACGTATGGGATGGGAACAACAAAAAGAGACTATATCAG TACTCAAAGTATCCATCGAGTGTCGCCGCACTTTCATTTAGCAGAGATGGTCGTCTGTTGGCTGTGGCATCAAGTTACACTTATGAAGAGGGAGATAAACC CCATGAGCCAGATGCTATCTTTGTACGAAGTGTAAATGAAATAGAAGTGAAGCCAAAGCCGAAAGCTTACCCCAACCCCCCAGCATAA
- the LOC7478652 gene encoding ankyrin repeat domain-containing protein EMB506, chloroplastic, which produces MAFAGVTVTCHSSYLLPRFSSFNYSSIPLLSLGRFPLFISKECLRVSAYAAGSKRASSPSYLETKHGVWEDPDDGSGSDYDQEDEEEAKENDLDFDSNWEEEKNSVTATSTVTNSTTENNYGEDLVKEVEQLLGPEERAIFQQNASPNLRKISTAKWNPLQTLALSGQIKFMDKLLDDGLDIDDQDNDGFTALHKAIIGKKEAVISHLLRKGASPHIRDRDGASPLHYAVQVGAMQTVKLLIKYEVDVNAADNEGWTPLHIAVQSRNRDIAKVLLVNGADKTRRTKDGMTPLDLSLCFGKDFKSFDIAKLLKVLPANREL; this is translated from the exons ATGGCGTTCGCCGGAGTTACAGTGACTTGTCATTCCAGTTATCTACTCCCTCGATTCTCTTCTTTCAACTATTCTTCTATTCCCCTTTTAAGTTTAGGAAGATTcccattatttatttctaaGGAATGCTTAAGAGTTAGTGCTTATGCGGCCGGGTCAAAACGGGCATCATCACCATCATATCTGGAGACAAAACACGGAGTTTGGGAAGATCCTGATGATGGAAGCGGCAGTGATTATGaccaagaagatgaagaagaagcgAAAGAAAATGACTTGGATTTTGATAGTAATTGGGAGGAAGAAAAGAATTCTGTCACAGCTACTTCCACTGTCACTAACTCCACTACAGAAAATAACTACGGGGAGGATCTTGTCAAAG AGGTTGAACAACTTTTGGGACCAGAAGAGAGAGCAATTTTCCAACAGAATGCATCTCCTAATCTCCGCAAAATATCAACT GCAAAATGGAATCCACTCCAGACCCTTGCTCTATCAGGACAGATAAAATTTATGGACAAGTTGCTTGATGATGGATTAGATATTGATGACCAGGATAAT GATGGGTTCACGGCATTGCATAAGGCAATTATTGGCAAAAAGGAGGCTGTTATTAGTCATCTTTTAAGAAAAGGTGCTAGTCCACATATCAGAGATCGG GATGGTGCTAGCCCACTGCATTATGCAGTTCAAGTTGGTGCAATGCAAACTGTAAAGTTGCTGATAAAATACGAGGTTGATGTCAATGCTGCGGATAAT GAAGGATGGACTCCATTGCACATTGCAGTCCAAAGCAGAAATAGAGATATAGCTAAAGTTTTGTTGGTCAATGGTGCAGATAAGACCAGAAGAACTAAG GATGGAATGACACCCCTGGATCTTAGCTTATGCTTTGGCAAAGACTTTAAGTCATTTGATATTGCGAAGTTACTGAAGGTTTTACCAGCTAACAGGGAATTATAA
- the LOC18095177 gene encoding LOW QUALITY PROTEIN: ATP-dependent Clp protease proteolytic subunit-related protein 1, chloroplastic-like (The sequence of the model RefSeq protein was modified relative to this genomic sequence to represent the inferred CDS: substituted 1 base at 1 genomic stop codon) — protein MENYKNLPPSLYGLTPSQMDMFMTEDNPVRRQSGSVTEESISSRKNYLDHGGMYSLSGMMDRGPPKYSMSVTMYHGGGRGYGRPEFAPPDLPSLLLDARICYLGMPIVPAVTELLVAXFMYLDYDDPSKPIYLYINSSGTQNEKMETVGSETEAYAIADTMSYCKSTIYTVNCGMAYGQAAMLLSLGAKGYRALQPNSSTKLYLPKVNRSSGAAVDMWIKAKELDANTEYYIELLAKGTGKPKEELVKDIQRPKYLKAQEAIDYGIADKLLSSSDDAFEKRDYDALLAQTKAMKAQAAGPRAARSGFR, from the exons atggaaaattataaaaatttacctCCATCTCTTTATGGTCTTACTCCTTCACAAATGGACATGTTCATGACTGAGGATAATCCCGTTCGTCGTCAGTCAGGAAGTGTCACAGAG GAAAGCATCTCATCTAGAAAGAACTATCTGGACCATGGAGGGATGTATAGTCTATCAGGCATGATGGATCGGGGTCCTCCAAAATATAGTATGAGTGTAACCATGTACCATGGAGGGGGTAGAGGATATGGAAGACCTGAATTTGCTCCACCGGATTTACCTTCTTTGCTCTTAGATGCTCGAATATGCTACCTGGGAATGCCA ATTGTGCCAGCTGTCACAGAGCTTCTTGTTGCTTAATTCATGTATTTGGATTATGATGATCCTTCAAAGCCtatttatctatatataaacTCATCCGGGACACAG AATGAGAAGATGGAGACTGTCGGATCCGAAACTGAAGCGTATGCCATTGCAGACACCATGTCT TACTGCAAATCAACTATCTATACTGTGAATTGTGGCATGGCATATGGTCAAGCAGCAATGCTTCTATCTCTTGGAGCCAAGGGTTATCGCGCCTTACAGCCAAACTCATCCA CAAAATTATATTTGCCTAAAGTCAACAGATCAAGCGGAGCTGCAGTAGATATGTGGATCAAG GCCAAGGAATTGGATGCAAATACTGAGTATTATATTGAGCTGTTAGCAAAAGGAACTGGGAAGCCGAAGGAAGAACTTGTTAAAGACATCCAGCGACCAAAATATCTCAAAGCTCAGGAAGCCATAGATTATGGGATTGCCGACAAACTACTTAGCTCAAGTGATGATGCATTTGAGAAAAGG GACTATGATGCATTACTTGCTCAAACAAAAGCCATGAAGGCACAAGCTGCTGGGCCAAGAGCAGCTCGCTCTGGTTTTAGATGA
- the LOC7465068 gene encoding zinc finger protein ZAT10: MALEALNSPTTAAPFNYEETWIKRKRSKRPRSESPSTEEEYLALCLIMLARGGSPAPPQPPTLDLSYKCTVCNKAFSSYQALGGHKASHRKSSSESTVATAAENPSTSTTTNTTTTTTNGRTHECSICHKTFLTGQALGGHKRCHYEGTIGGNNSSSASAAITTSDGGAVGGGGVIQSKSQRSGGGFDFDLNLPALPEFEGPRISLQALCGDQEVESPLPGKKPRLMFSLKQEKTDMGSS, encoded by the coding sequence ATGGCTCTTGAAGCTCTGAACTCTCCTACAACAGCCGCTCCTTTCAATTATGAAGAAACATGGATTAAAAGGAAACGCTCTAAGAGACCACGTAGTGAGTCCCCTTCGACCGAGGAAGAATACCTCGCTCTTTGCCTTATCATGCTTGCTCGTGGCGGCTCCCCTGCACCACCCCAACCACCAACTTTGGATCTTTCTTACAAGTGTACGGTTTGCAACAAAGCTTTCTCTTCTTACCAGGCTCTTGGCGGGCACAAAGCCAGTCACAGGAAATCCTCCTCCGAGTCCACCGTCGCCACAGCCGCCGAAAACCCATCAACCTCCACCACAACTAACACAACCACCACGACCACCAATGGTAGGACTCATGAGTGCTCTATCTGCCACAAGACTTTCCTAACTGGACAGGCCTTAGGCGGACACAAACGTTGTCACTATGAAGGCACAATTGGAGGCAACAACAGCAGTAGTGCTAGCGCTGCAATCACCACCTCAGACGGTGGTGCTGTTGGAGGCGGTGGCGTGATCCAGAGTAAAAGTCAAAGAAGCGGTGGTGGGTTTGACTTTGACCTGAACTTGCCTGCTTTGCCTGAATTTGAAGGTCCAAGAATCAGTCTACAAGCACTCTGCGGTGATCAAGAAGTGGAAAGTCCTTTGCCAGGGAAAAAGCCAAGATTAATGTTTTCGCTTAAGCAAGAAAAGACCGATATGGGTTCTTCGTAA